From Candidatus Electrothrix rattekaaiensis, one genomic window encodes:
- a CDS encoding HigA family addiction module antitoxin: MRPIHPGEIIKEEYLEPLGMSVNALAVALRVPAPRINDVVRQKRGVSIDTALRLARYFNTTAQFWMNLQVSYDLKIAKQHIEKIKNEVIPLQTTAA, translated from the coding sequence ATGCGACCAATCCACCCTGGAGAAATCATTAAAGAAGAATACCTTGAACCTTTAGGCATGAGTGTTAATGCTCTGGCTGTTGCCCTGCGCGTTCCAGCTCCCAGAATCAATGATGTGGTACGGCAAAAGCGTGGTGTCAGCATTGATACTGCTCTCAGGTTAGCTAGGTATTTCAACACAACCGCACAATTTTGGATGAATCTGCAAGTCAGTTATGACCTTAAAATCGCCAAACAACATATAGAGAAAATTAAGAATGAGGTTATACCGCTGCAAACCACTGCTGCCTGA
- a CDS encoding NACHT domain-containing protein, translating to MELLRQIWQWFVDHPEVTWSGAGIYVLSGVTAILGGIASWLFWKKKYSSSQQETDNDLSVCPPRLRQQLLKRFRNDLDLRLSSLLDERTPLDLEKKLSPHEVDRPHSLRDILYEQEGRAPQVTDLSIIDIFQDKESGERLAILGKPGSGKTISLLQLHDHLLKRAEEEEQESLPVIFECSEWDGKDLVDWMGRQLSKNYRGLQEELAKELVRDEVIFPLFDGLDELLQSRQDKFVQAFNKFQTGRSLVVCCRLEEYRCLQKKVDLNHAVILQDISEKKLEGYLKQLQLYGLWDFLQQSQKEGEENSLLELARRPLFLNIMLTLENERSLSQDEGLRRGKQAENRLWELYLDYCLKKKTPSKKNRSEKYWKQYSKDHSIRWLYCLANRIKTEGKVEFRLDELHPDCLYHIWKFKVSYGLLSGIPLGLIIMSFLNSAFGLRIIPLWMAYVLLRDEQVVKQDEIIRLGYPSTLYDWKKVFSGLLME from the coding sequence ATGGAGCTGCTCAGACAAATTTGGCAATGGTTTGTTGATCATCCTGAAGTAACTTGGAGCGGAGCAGGAATTTATGTGCTTTCTGGAGTTACTGCCATTCTGGGTGGAATAGCGTCTTGGCTCTTTTGGAAGAAGAAATATTCGTCGTCTCAGCAAGAAACCGATAACGACCTCTCTGTTTGCCCGCCTAGGCTGCGTCAGCAGCTCCTCAAACGTTTCCGTAATGACCTGGACCTCCGTCTGTCCTCCCTCCTGGATGAACGTACCCCATTAGATTTAGAAAAGAAACTCTCTCCCCATGAAGTTGATCGGCCCCATTCCCTGCGGGATATTCTTTATGAGCAGGAAGGCCGTGCTCCCCAAGTCACCGACCTTAGTATTATCGACATTTTCCAAGACAAAGAAAGCGGCGAGCGTTTGGCTATCCTGGGAAAACCGGGAAGCGGTAAGACTATCTCTCTTTTACAGCTACATGACCATTTGCTAAAGCGGGCCGAGGAAGAAGAACAAGAATCCTTGCCGGTGATTTTTGAGTGTTCAGAGTGGGACGGTAAGGACTTGGTTGATTGGATGGGCCGTCAACTCAGTAAAAACTACCGAGGCTTGCAAGAAGAGCTGGCTAAAGAACTCGTGCGGGACGAGGTCATCTTTCCGCTTTTTGACGGCTTAGATGAATTACTACAAAGTAGGCAGGATAAATTTGTCCAAGCCTTTAATAAGTTTCAGACGGGTCGTTCCTTGGTGGTCTGCTGCCGGCTTGAGGAGTATCGGTGCTTGCAGAAAAAAGTAGACTTGAATCATGCGGTCATTTTGCAGGATATCTCGGAAAAGAAGCTGGAGGGGTATCTCAAGCAGTTGCAGCTTTATGGCTTATGGGATTTCTTGCAGCAGTCGCAAAAAGAGGGAGAGGAAAACAGTCTGTTGGAGCTTGCTCGTCGGCCTCTTTTTCTCAATATTATGCTGACGCTGGAAAACGAAAGAAGTCTGAGCCAAGATGAAGGGTTGCGAAGGGGAAAACAGGCGGAAAATCGGTTATGGGAACTTTATCTTGATTATTGTCTGAAGAAAAAAACACCATCTAAGAAGAATAGATCGGAGAAATACTGGAAACAGTATAGCAAAGACCATTCAATTCGTTGGCTGTATTGTTTAGCAAACAGGATAAAGACGGAGGGAAAAGTAGAATTTCGTCTTGATGAATTACATCCAGACTGTCTATATCATATTTGGAAATTCAAGGTAAGTTACGGCTTATTAAGCGGGATTCCACTCGGCTTGATTATTATGTCGTTTTTAAACTCAGCATTTGGTTTAAGGATTATACCACTCTGGATGGCATATGTCCTCCTAAGAGATGAGCAAGTTGTAAAGCAGGATGAAATAATACGATTAGGCTATCCTTCTACTCTCTATGATTGGAAAAAAGTTTTCTCGGGACTATTGATGGAATAG
- a CDS encoding transposase, whose translation MLNIKDHKTINMFDPFDYLGPKRRKMLDESWAGIFRDHIRQILPVDFLALHFSANMGRPTNELVAMMGAMVLQQMNDLNDVETAEQFSFNIQWHYALDITDNSDKNAYVCPRSILNMRSVMTKYGIYDRVFNAIGDELIKIFDADTSLQRIDSVHIFSNMKHLGRIGIFTSTIKKFLVNLKRHHKDEFNELDLNLRERYLKKEEESFFAMVKPSESAKTLQMVADDLCFLINKFGSHPDIPSMKTYQLMTRVLKEQCITEQDEKTHEKRISLKANKDIPSDSLQNPSDPDAGYSGHKGKGYQVQIAETYSIEEGKGLNKLSLITHVDVQSAHESDADALMPYIETTEQRGIKPKEALADTIYGGDDNHEAAQQKGVNLIAPTLDKQKDLFCTLTDFEFSENGFVISCPENCQPIKTSKKKDRFTIAFSSERCGACPRADHCPVKPGKKDLAYLRYNEKNVRLSRRRQYERTDDFKNKYRFRAGVEATMSQLDRRTGIKHLRVRGMKAVRFAATMKATALNIIRAAAYKKRQNKGKSPSSPSFGGLIGLILVIKVRFLKNFGKIAKVETAMARF comes from the coding sequence ATGCTTAACATCAAAGATCACAAAACCATCAACATGTTCGACCCCTTTGATTATCTCGGGCCGAAACGTCGAAAAATGTTGGACGAATCATGGGCCGGGATTTTTCGGGATCATATTCGTCAGATCCTGCCTGTTGATTTTCTCGCTCTCCATTTCAGTGCAAATATGGGCCGACCGACCAACGAACTCGTAGCCATGATGGGAGCAATGGTATTGCAACAGATGAATGATCTCAATGATGTAGAGACGGCTGAACAGTTCTCCTTTAACATACAATGGCATTACGCCTTGGATATCACCGATAATTCTGATAAAAATGCTTATGTCTGCCCGAGAAGCATTTTAAATATGCGTTCTGTTATGACAAAATACGGGATCTATGATCGTGTGTTTAATGCCATAGGCGATGAACTTATCAAGATTTTTGATGCGGACACCTCTTTGCAACGTATAGATTCCGTACATATTTTTTCAAACATGAAGCATCTCGGTCGTATCGGCATTTTTACAAGCACCATTAAAAAATTTCTGGTCAACCTCAAACGGCATCACAAAGACGAGTTCAATGAACTTGACCTGAATTTGAGGGAGCGTTATCTAAAAAAAGAAGAGGAAAGCTTCTTTGCCATGGTCAAACCATCCGAATCCGCCAAGACTCTCCAGATGGTTGCCGATGATCTTTGCTTTCTTATCAACAAGTTCGGCTCGCACCCTGATATCCCATCCATGAAAACATATCAGCTCATGACGCGCGTCCTGAAAGAACAGTGTATCACGGAGCAAGATGAAAAAACTCACGAAAAACGCATCAGCCTGAAGGCGAACAAGGATATTCCTTCTGACTCCCTGCAAAACCCCTCTGATCCCGATGCCGGTTACAGCGGTCATAAAGGCAAAGGATATCAGGTGCAAATTGCTGAAACATACAGCATAGAGGAAGGGAAGGGTCTCAACAAGCTTTCTCTTATTACCCATGTTGATGTCCAGAGTGCTCATGAAAGTGATGCCGATGCTCTGATGCCGTATATTGAGACGACGGAACAACGGGGAATTAAGCCTAAAGAAGCATTGGCAGACACAATCTACGGCGGTGACGATAATCACGAAGCGGCACAACAAAAAGGTGTCAATCTCATCGCTCCCACTCTGGACAAGCAAAAAGACCTCTTCTGCACCCTGACTGATTTTGAGTTTTCCGAAAACGGTTTTGTCATCTCGTGCCCTGAGAACTGCCAACCTATCAAAACATCAAAGAAAAAAGATAGATTTACCATAGCCTTTTCATCAGAAAGATGTGGTGCCTGCCCGAGAGCTGATCATTGTCCTGTCAAGCCGGGTAAAAAAGACCTCGCTTATCTCCGATATAATGAAAAAAACGTTCGCCTCAGCCGAAGAAGGCAATACGAACGAACTGATGACTTTAAAAACAAGTATCGGTTTCGGGCCGGTGTTGAGGCGACCATGTCGCAACTTGATCGACGCACGGGAATCAAGCATCTCCGGGTACGAGGCATGAAAGCGGTACGCTTTGCGGCAACCATGAAGGCGACAGCACTCAATATTATACGGGCGGCTGCGTACAAAAAACGACAAAACAAGGGGAAAAGCCCCTCATCACCCTCCTTCGGAGGTTTGATCGGCCTAATTTTGGTTATCAAAGTGCGATTTTTAAAAAATTTTGGCAAAATCGCAAAAGTTGAAACCGCAATGGCCCGATTTTGA
- a CDS encoding endonuclease yields MAARKKKSNSLKSIVTTLLIILVAGAFLIFKGNTPEFLREYIPPALHTIFYPAQNSGGSTVAINNLPATEGNSTITSFSSSKTQIKKLYVKAGYFTTFYCGSTFDEEFTLDHSKSGFHFRMNETRANRLEWEHIVPAEAFGQSFAEWRDGHPDCVDSKGQPYAGRRCAGKTNEQFKLMEADMYNLVPAIGEVNGDRSNYSYAMLQGELREYGSCNMEIEDQKAEPPDDKYGDIARTYMYMESAYQRGVISGKNVKLFEAWNRMDPVDKQECERARLIEKIQGNRNMIMVKACQEASL; encoded by the coding sequence ATGGCTGCACGAAAAAAAAAATCCAACTCGCTAAAAAGCATCGTTACCACCCTCCTGATCATCCTTGTTGCCGGGGCCTTTCTGATCTTCAAAGGCAACACACCGGAGTTTCTGCGGGAGTATATTCCACCCGCCCTCCATACGATTTTCTATCCTGCACAAAACAGCGGTGGCAGCACTGTCGCTATCAATAATCTGCCTGCAACAGAAGGCAACAGCACCATCACCTCCTTTTCCAGTTCCAAGACACAGATTAAAAAGCTCTACGTCAAAGCTGGATACTTCACCACCTTTTACTGCGGGAGCACTTTTGACGAAGAGTTCACGCTTGACCATAGTAAAAGTGGTTTTCATTTCCGCATGAACGAGACTAGGGCCAACCGGCTTGAATGGGAGCATATCGTTCCGGCGGAAGCCTTTGGCCAGAGCTTTGCAGAGTGGCGCGACGGCCATCCTGACTGCGTGGACAGCAAAGGCCAGCCCTACGCAGGTCGTCGCTGCGCAGGCAAGACCAATGAACAGTTTAAGCTGATGGAGGCAGACATGTACAACCTTGTCCCGGCCATCGGCGAGGTCAACGGCGACCGCAGCAACTACAGCTATGCCATGCTGCAAGGCGAGTTGCGTGAGTACGGGAGCTGCAATATGGAAATTGAGGACCAGAAGGCTGAGCCGCCGGACGACAAGTACGGTGACATCGCCCGCACCTACATGTACATGGAATCCGCCTACCAGCGCGGGGTAATTTCCGGGAAGAACGTCAAGCTCTTTGAGGCATGGAACAGAATGGACCCGGTGGATAAACAGGAGTGCGAACGTGCCCGGCTGATTGAGAAGATCCAAGGTAACAGGAATATGATCATGGTAAAGGCCTGCCAGGAGGCCAGCCTGTAG
- the corA gene encoding magnesium/cobalt transporter CorA: MDRKKLKGRLKRLGKGAQQLVAVPQNTLSKMKRRPKESLTNPSEKIGMSPGSFVHVGDFCQLETFIYKVTYNRETVEQERIGEPEQLAGFDDNDSMTWITVEGLTDVDLIEKIGTMAGIHPLVIEDILTTHQRPKFEEYDSYLFIVTSNLNAVIDEKSEEIDVEHEQISLLILANAVFVFRERSDDLFQPLIRRIKMQRGKIRSMGSDYLAYALIDILVDRLFHMTDIVDDTITLLEDRLLFSEPTKDIPVTIQQLKREAIFIKKHIVPIKELTGAILRSDSKLIHERTKIYFRDVSDHALRLSEAVESYRELLAGLSSLYISGLSNRMNEVMKVLTLFASVFIPLTFLAGIYGMNFEYMPELHWKWAYPTLWIFFFIIPAGLFWYFRKKKWL, from the coding sequence GTGGATAGAAAGAAGCTCAAGGGAAGGTTAAAGAGACTCGGCAAAGGGGCGCAGCAGCTTGTCGCGGTACCGCAGAACACCTTGAGCAAGATGAAGCGGCGTCCGAAAGAATCCCTGACCAATCCCTCGGAAAAAATAGGGATGTCCCCTGGTTCCTTTGTCCATGTGGGTGATTTCTGTCAGCTGGAAACCTTTATTTATAAGGTGACCTATAATCGAGAAACCGTTGAGCAGGAAAGAATCGGGGAGCCGGAGCAACTTGCCGGGTTCGACGACAATGACAGCATGACCTGGATAACCGTGGAAGGGCTGACCGATGTTGATCTGATTGAAAAAATAGGGACAATGGCAGGCATCCACCCGCTTGTTATCGAAGATATCCTCACCACCCATCAACGCCCCAAATTTGAAGAGTATGATTCCTATCTCTTCATTGTCACCAGTAATCTGAACGCGGTAATAGACGAGAAAAGCGAAGAAATAGATGTGGAACATGAGCAGATCAGCCTGCTGATTCTTGCCAATGCCGTGTTTGTTTTCAGGGAGCGGAGTGATGATCTCTTTCAGCCGCTGATCCGACGCATCAAGATGCAAAGAGGCAAGATACGGAGTATGGGTTCGGATTATCTGGCCTATGCCCTGATCGATATCTTGGTTGATCGGCTCTTCCACATGACCGATATTGTCGACGACACCATCACCCTGCTGGAAGACCGACTCCTTTTCTCCGAACCGACCAAGGATATACCGGTGACCATCCAGCAGCTCAAGCGGGAAGCGATCTTTATTAAAAAGCATATCGTGCCCATCAAAGAACTCACCGGGGCCATCCTGCGCAGCGATTCAAAGCTGATTCATGAGCGAACCAAGATCTATTTCCGGGATGTTTCTGATCATGCCCTGCGCCTCAGTGAAGCGGTGGAGTCCTATCGGGAGCTGCTGGCCGGTCTGTCCTCGCTCTATATCTCCGGCCTCAGCAACAGAATGAACGAGGTCATGAAGGTATTGACCCTGTTTGCTTCAGTCTTTATCCCGCTGACCTTCTTAGCCGGTATCTACGGGATGAATTTCGAGTACATGCCGGAACTGCACTGGAAATGGGCCTACCCGACCCTGTGGATCTTCTTTTTTATCATTCCGGCAGGCTTATTCTGGTATTTCCGAAAGAAGAAATGGCTGTGA
- a CDS encoding type II toxin-antitoxin system VapC family toxin, with amino-acid sequence MPSVIFDTNIWIYLLEGRSALADLKAQVACGEVVPVLTPVIFAEVLGWQEIQAEQEREIRRYFASLNMLPLTMEHWEQIISWRKQGIKKKMPDLLIAAASYTSGLPVLTRNIKDFNGLSVKVENPWT; translated from the coding sequence ATGCCTTCTGTCATATTTGATACGAATATTTGGATATATCTCTTAGAGGGGCGGTCTGCACTGGCCGATCTCAAGGCTCAGGTCGCTTGCGGAGAGGTAGTACCGGTATTAACGCCGGTTATTTTTGCTGAGGTTTTAGGATGGCAGGAGATTCAGGCTGAACAAGAAAGAGAAATCAGAAGATATTTTGCTTCGTTGAATATGCTGCCGCTTACGATGGAGCATTGGGAACAAATTATTTCCTGGAGAAAGCAAGGGATTAAAAAGAAAATGCCTGATTTGCTCATTGCTGCTGCTTCCTATACATCAGGTCTTCCCGTGTTAACAAGAAATATAAAAGATTTTAATGGATTGAGCGTTAAAGTAGAAAATCCTTGGACGTAG
- a CDS encoding ZIP family metal transporter, which translates to MIDFIQQLNPVMQAFLATLFTWAVTAAGAAVVFFTKTVNQRFMDAMLGFAAGVMIAASFWSLLSPGLEMAEQLGHTPWLTAVIGFMGGGIFMRLIDNFLPHLHPGLALKNSEGVKTSWQRSTLLVLAITLHNIPEGLAVGVAFGAVAAGLPSATIGGAIALAIGIGIQNFPEGAVVAMPLRREGLSKKKSFFLGQASGLVEPIAGVIGALFVLKMQPILPYALCFSAGAMIFVVVEELIPESQRIEANIDLVTMMTLIGFSIMMVLDVALG; encoded by the coding sequence ATGATTGATTTCATCCAGCAGTTGAACCCGGTTATGCAGGCGTTCCTTGCCACCCTTTTTACCTGGGCCGTGACAGCGGCAGGGGCAGCAGTCGTCTTTTTTACCAAAACGGTGAATCAGAGGTTTATGGACGCAATGCTTGGCTTTGCCGCTGGCGTGATGATTGCCGCAAGCTTCTGGTCGCTACTCTCGCCCGGCCTAGAAATGGCTGAACAGCTCGGGCATACGCCTTGGTTGACCGCAGTTATCGGCTTTATGGGAGGAGGTATCTTTATGCGGCTGATTGATAACTTCCTGCCGCATCTTCATCCGGGGCTTGCTCTGAAAAACAGTGAGGGGGTAAAAACCTCCTGGCAGCGCAGCACCCTGCTGGTTCTTGCCATAACACTGCATAATATTCCAGAGGGATTAGCGGTCGGAGTTGCCTTCGGGGCAGTAGCTGCCGGTCTGCCGTCCGCCACTATCGGGGGGGCGATTGCTCTGGCTATCGGTATCGGTATTCAGAATTTCCCGGAAGGAGCTGTTGTTGCAATGCCCCTCAGGAGAGAAGGGCTGAGTAAAAAGAAAAGTTTTTTTCTGGGACAGGCTTCCGGTCTGGTTGAGCCTATTGCAGGCGTGATCGGGGCACTTTTTGTCTTAAAAATGCAGCCTATTCTTCCCTATGCTCTGTGTTTTTCCGCCGGGGCCATGATTTTTGTTGTTGTGGAAGAACTGATCCCGGAATCGCAGCGGATAGAGGCCAATATCGACTTGGTCACCATGATGACTTTGATCGGTTTTTCAATCATGATGGTCCTTGATGTCGCTTTAGGGTGA
- a CDS encoding AAA family ATPase has protein sequence MLKPLPTSIQTFCDLINGGYLYIDKTQYLYELVRYPKGVYFLARPRRFGKSLLISTLDEIFQGNKELFKGLWLYDSAYQWQQHPVIRIDFSRHAVKNAAELERVLEYFLEEIAEDHGITLKGFDGQSRFDNLIRQMGRDRQVVILIDEYDKPLIDNLENLAEARKIQRLLKDFYTVIKSMDQYVRFVFITGVSRFTRVGVFSSMNSLLDLTMHPDFAGLLGLTKNEIRQSFQGYLTKFAEEKNISEDALLDKMRRWYDGFRFVDNAEPLYNPFSTMHFFHNRRFANYWFETGTPSFLIKLIKEQNFDVTRLEQLELRETAFSTYELENLAVIPLLVQTGYLTIKEYDQENRKYTLGHPNYEVKDAFSVHLLGAFSSVNYGLGESYLWQLIDALQAGELEEFFTILDIFFANIDYQLHLKYEKYYQTIFYLIFLLLGLRVEAEVETNKGRIDAVVELKEAIFIFEFKLDGNADEALRQIIMREYYQKYRLKGKPMTLVGGNFDSRKRGVAEWRSEIAA, from the coding sequence ATGCTCAAACCCCTACCAACCAGCATCCAGACATTCTGCGATCTTATCAACGGCGGCTACCTCTACATTGATAAGACGCAATATCTCTACGAACTGGTCCGCTACCCCAAGGGCGTCTATTTCCTCGCCAGACCCCGCCGTTTCGGTAAGAGCCTGCTGATCTCCACCCTGGACGAGATTTTCCAGGGCAATAAAGAACTGTTCAAAGGGCTGTGGCTCTATGACAGTGCCTATCAATGGCAGCAGCACCCGGTCATTCGGATTGATTTCAGCCGCCACGCTGTCAAAAATGCGGCAGAACTTGAGCGGGTACTGGAGTATTTCCTGGAAGAAATTGCCGAAGATCACGGTATCACCCTGAAGGGTTTTGACGGGCAGAGTCGTTTCGACAATCTCATCCGACAGATGGGGCGTGATCGTCAGGTCGTTATTCTAATTGACGAATATGATAAACCGCTCATCGACAACTTGGAAAATTTAGCGGAAGCCCGAAAAATTCAGCGGTTGCTCAAGGACTTTTATACGGTCATCAAGTCTATGGACCAGTATGTCCGTTTTGTCTTTATCACGGGTGTCAGCAGGTTCACCCGGGTCGGGGTTTTTTCGTCCATGAACAGCCTGCTTGATCTGACAATGCACCCTGATTTTGCCGGATTACTGGGATTGACCAAAAATGAAATTAGACAGTCTTTTCAAGGCTACCTGACGAAATTTGCCGAAGAAAAAAATATTTCCGAGGATGCATTGCTGGATAAGATGCGCCGATGGTATGACGGATTCCGTTTTGTCGACAACGCCGAGCCGCTTTATAATCCTTTTTCCACCATGCATTTTTTTCATAACCGACGCTTTGCCAATTATTGGTTTGAAACCGGTACCCCCTCTTTTTTGATCAAGCTCATCAAAGAACAGAATTTCGATGTCACCCGGCTCGAACAGCTTGAACTCAGAGAAACCGCCTTCAGCACCTATGAGCTGGAAAACTTGGCCGTCATCCCGCTGCTTGTCCAGACCGGCTATCTGACTATTAAGGAGTATGACCAGGAGAACCGCAAATATACCTTGGGGCATCCTAATTATGAGGTCAAAGATGCCTTTTCTGTGCATCTGCTGGGGGCCTTCAGTTCGGTGAATTACGGACTCGGTGAGTCCTATCTCTGGCAGTTGATCGATGCTTTGCAGGCTGGAGAATTAGAAGAATTCTTCACGATCCTGGATATCTTCTTCGCCAATATCGACTACCAGCTTCATCTAAAGTATGAAAAATACTATCAGACCATTTTCTACCTGATTTTCCTGCTGCTTGGATTACGGGTCGAGGCCGAGGTGGAGACCAACAAAGGGCGGATTGATGCGGTGGTGGAGTTGAAAGAAGCTATCTTCATTTTTGAGTTCAAGCTGGATGGTAATGCGGATGAGGCCCTGCGCCAGATCATCATGCGGGAGTATTATCAGAAATATCGATTAAAAGGAAAACCGATGACCTTGGTGGGGGGCAATTTCGACAGCCGGAAGCGCGGGGTAGCCGAGTGGCGGAGTGAGATTGCCGCGTAG
- a CDS encoding Uma2 family endonuclease encodes MPNTAYLEHYTADDYARWEGDWELIYGAPYAMSPSPSISHQRVAKRLLVLLDAQLQDCSLCEVLSEVDWHCADDIIVRPDIVVVCEVEGEKLVQTPELIIEVVSPSTVKRDEQIKLELYQAKGVKIYILVYPQERKILIYQLTGGRYCKVGDDQTEFFDFMVRNCAVRLEFERVWRV; translated from the coding sequence ATGCCGAATACAGCCTATTTGGAGCATTATACAGCGGATGATTATGCCCGGTGGGAGGGTGATTGGGAACTGATCTACGGTGCGCCGTATGCCATGTCGCCGTCCCCTTCTATCTCGCACCAGCGCGTGGCAAAGCGACTCCTTGTGCTGCTGGATGCACAGTTGCAAGACTGCTCTTTATGCGAGGTGCTCAGCGAGGTGGACTGGCATTGTGCCGATGACATCATCGTTCGACCGGATATTGTGGTGGTCTGTGAGGTTGAAGGGGAAAAGCTTGTTCAGACTCCTGAGCTGATTATTGAGGTTGTTTCTCCGTCCACGGTTAAACGGGATGAGCAGATAAAACTTGAGCTGTATCAAGCGAAAGGGGTTAAAATCTATATCCTGGTTTATCCTCAGGAGAGGAAGATCCTCATTTATCAATTAACTGGTGGGCGGTACTGCAAGGTTGGGGACGATCAAACGGAATTTTTTGATTTCATGGTAAGGAATTGTGCTGTTAGGCTTGAGTTTGAGCGGGTTTGGCGGGTGTGA
- a CDS encoding DNA-binding protein → MRILTLAVSSREETNRRFLQAFAGESQGNLLTFESPALLFTLLTAERWDLLKMMTRAGAITVREAAKRVEKDIRAVQNDVDALLQAGILQKHNNDQIEFPFDAVHVDFMLKAA, encoded by the coding sequence ATGCGTATTCTTACTTTGGCAGTCTCTTCCCGCGAAGAGACGAACCGACGCTTCCTTCAGGCATTTGCGGGCGAATCGCAAGGAAACCTGCTGACCTTCGAGTCTCCAGCCCTCCTCTTTACTCTGCTGACTGCCGAGCGATGGGATTTGCTCAAAATGATGACCCGTGCCGGAGCAATAACGGTACGGGAAGCGGCAAAAAGGGTGGAAAAGGACATTCGGGCCGTGCAGAATGATGTGGATGCGTTGTTACAGGCGGGCATTCTCCAGAAACACAACAATGATCAGATTGAGTTTCCCTTTGATGCCGTGCATGTGGATTTTATGCTCAAGGCTGCCTGA
- a CDS encoding DUF3368 domain-containing protein — translation MIVFSNTTPFIALSSIGQLDLLPSLFSEVCIVPEVVEECRVGGRIGVPELTYFPWIKQVGSSPDVRSHILLELDKGEKFTIHTACVRKADLVIIDEKIGRNVAEYLGLTVIGTLGILLNAKKKGLIASFSDCVAEMQRNGLRYHPRLIERLIRQCGEEE, via the coding sequence ATGATTGTCTTTTCCAACACCACACCATTTATTGCTCTTTCCTCCATCGGTCAACTCGACCTGTTGCCAAGCCTCTTTTCCGAGGTATGTATTGTGCCAGAAGTTGTTGAGGAATGCCGAGTCGGTGGTCGTATCGGGGTGCCCGAACTAACGTACTTTCCGTGGATAAAGCAGGTTGGCTCATCTCCTGATGTCAGAAGTCATATCTTGCTCGAATTGGATAAAGGGGAAAAATTCACCATCCACACAGCATGTGTGCGGAAGGCTGATCTGGTGATCATAGATGAAAAAATTGGCAGAAATGTGGCTGAGTATCTGGGACTGACTGTTATCGGCACCTTGGGCATCCTGCTGAACGCCAAAAAGAAGGGGCTGATCGCCTCTTTCTCAGATTGCGTGGCGGAGATGCAGCGCAACGGCCTGCGCTACCATCCACGTCTCATTGAACGTTTGATTCGTCAATGCGGTGAAGAGGAGTAG
- a CDS encoding UPF0175 family protein — protein sequence MENVMRIECPAELLLGLHVNVESLAKIVKLEAAIALFRKGKISSGMAAKWLDIPRITFLLKAMEQGGMLLEDSEDDFRRETTLL from the coding sequence ATGGAAAACGTCATGAGAATAGAGTGCCCGGCAGAATTACTGCTAGGACTTCATGTTAATGTCGAAAGTCTGGCGAAGATTGTCAAACTTGAAGCGGCAATCGCCTTGTTCAGAAAAGGAAAAATCTCCTCGGGCATGGCCGCGAAATGGCTTGATATACCCAGGATAACCTTTCTGCTCAAGGCAATGGAACAAGGAGGCATGCTCCTTGAGGACTCGGAGGATGATTTTCGCCGGGAAACAACGCTGCTATGA